In a genomic window of Pleurocapsa sp. PCC 7319:
- a CDS encoding RNA-guided endonuclease TnpB family protein, translated as MILNYRYRIYPDNEQVELLDEWLETCRVSYNYALRELKDWIASRKCSLDRCSLESEYMMAADYPFPSYHQQQNNLPKAKKKFSRLQAVPSQVLQTNIRRLHDSWDSFQARGYGFPRFKKYGQMKSMLFPQFKTNPVSDWQIQLPKLGKVQINLHRPIPESFVIKQVRVLKKAIGWFAVVAIESDIELPSPVPHGHAIGVDVGLLSYVATSDGYIEKRPKFFKTAYRRLKVLQKRLSRKKKRGKNYEKAQLKVAKQHNYIAFRRSDYQFKLAHKLCDMADTIYVEDCDFRIMAKGMLGKHTIDAGWGKLRDILEYVAQKRDVFVGRVDHRGTSQVCPNCRSEVRKDLRVRLSECHECNYVVNRDIASGQEICNRGRETYRGTPEKQEIGSQVVLSGNLVVDKWRNLSLDSRGARSISDNGSPHCNNFRAKAIK; from the coding sequence ATGATTCTCAACTATCGCTATCGCATCTATCCTGATAATGAACAAGTTGAGCTACTCGATGAGTGGCTGGAAACTTGCCGTGTCAGCTATAACTACGCTCTCAGAGAACTAAAAGATTGGATAGCCAGTCGAAAATGTTCTCTCGATAGGTGTAGTTTAGAATCAGAATATATGATGGCTGCGGATTATCCGTTCCCTAGCTACCACCAACAGCAAAACAACTTACCAAAAGCCAAGAAGAAATTTTCACGACTCCAAGCTGTACCGTCACAAGTATTGCAAACCAATATTAGACGATTGCATGATAGTTGGGATTCATTCCAAGCTAGAGGTTATGGCTTCCCACGCTTTAAGAAGTATGGACAAATGAAGTCAATGTTGTTTCCTCAGTTCAAAACCAACCCAGTGAGTGATTGGCAAATTCAACTACCTAAATTAGGAAAAGTACAAATCAACCTACATAGACCAATCCCTGAAAGTTTTGTTATCAAGCAAGTCAGAGTACTGAAAAAGGCAATAGGTTGGTTTGCAGTGGTAGCGATAGAATCAGATATTGAGCTTCCTAGTCCCGTACCTCATGGTCACGCAATCGGTGTTGATGTCGGCTTGTTGTCCTACGTGGCAACAAGCGATGGATATATAGAGAAGCGACCCAAGTTTTTCAAGACAGCCTATCGTCGGCTGAAAGTGCTACAAAAGCGTCTGTCAAGAAAAAAGAAACGAGGGAAAAACTATGAAAAAGCTCAACTAAAAGTAGCTAAACAACATAACTACATAGCATTCAGGCGATCTGACTATCAGTTCAAACTTGCCCATAAACTGTGTGATATGGCAGATACAATCTACGTTGAAGATTGTGACTTTCGTATTATGGCAAAAGGGATGTTAGGTAAGCATACGATAGACGCTGGTTGGGGAAAATTGCGAGACATATTAGAATATGTAGCCCAGAAACGAGATGTCTTTGTCGGTCGGGTTGATCATCGTGGCACTAGCCAGGTTTGCCCTAATTGTCGCTCTGAAGTCAGAAAGGATCTAAGGGTTCGACTAAGTGAGTGTCATGAATGTAATTATGTTGTCAACAGGGATATTGCCTCTGGTCAGGAAATCTGTAACCGAGGTAGAGAAACGTATCGGGGGACTCCCGAAAAGCAAGAAATTGGCTCTCAAGTCGTACTGTCGGGCAACTTGGTTGTAGATAAGTGGCGCAACCTATCTTTGGATAGTAGGGGAGCAAGATCCATTAGCGATAATGGAAGCCCACACTGTAATAATTTTAGAGCGAAAGCGATAAAATAA
- the gltD gene encoding glutamate synthase small subunit, with translation MGKPTGFIEYLREEPSELSPGDRIRNWDEFHLPMPEDNLKTQAARCMDCGTPFCHTGITINRMASGCPINNLIPEWNDLIYRGLWQEALERLHKTNNFPEFTGRVCPAPCEGSCVLGIHNPPVTIKNIEYSIIEKGWEAGWVKPEPPQKRTGKKVAVVGSGPAGLSAAAQLNKAGHWVTVFERADRPGGLLMYGIPNMKLDKQEIVMRRIKLLEQEGVTFTCNTEIGKDISAEQLRSEYDSVILCTGSTKPRDLPVEGRSLKGIHFAMEFLTANTQALLDGKDTPISARNKDVVIIGGGDTGTDCVGTSVRHGCRSLEQLEIMPQPPLERAPNNPWPEWPKVYRLDYGQEEAAAKFGDDPRGYLTTTTKFEGDEQGHIKAVHTAKIQWERDANGRFIPQPIPGTEKVIPAQLVLLAMGFVSPEQPLLDAFGLEKDARNNIKAEHEKYTTNIPGIFAAGDCRRGQSLVVWAFNEGRGVARECDRYLMGATDLP, from the coding sequence ATGGGAAAACCAACAGGCTTTATTGAATATCTCCGCGAAGAACCTTCTGAATTATCACCAGGCGATCGCATTCGCAACTGGGACGAATTCCATCTGCCTATGCCAGAGGACAATCTCAAAACCCAAGCTGCTAGGTGTATGGACTGTGGCACGCCCTTTTGCCATACGGGTATCACCATTAATAGAATGGCTAGTGGTTGCCCAATTAACAACCTTATTCCCGAATGGAACGACCTCATTTATCGCGGACTATGGCAAGAGGCTTTAGAACGCTTACACAAAACTAATAATTTTCCTGAATTTACTGGTCGCGTATGTCCCGCACCCTGTGAAGGTTCTTGCGTTTTGGGAATTCATAATCCTCCAGTAACAATTAAAAATATTGAATATTCAATAATTGAAAAAGGTTGGGAAGCAGGTTGGGTCAAGCCCGAGCCACCACAAAAACGCACCGGTAAAAAAGTTGCTGTAGTAGGTTCTGGACCTGCGGGTCTTTCTGCTGCGGCTCAACTCAATAAAGCAGGTCATTGGGTAACTGTCTTTGAGCGAGCAGATCGTCCAGGAGGATTGCTAATGTATGGTATTCCCAATATGAAATTGGACAAGCAAGAAATTGTCATGCGTCGCATTAAACTCTTAGAACAAGAAGGAGTAACATTTACCTGCAATACCGAAATTGGCAAAGATATATCAGCCGAACAATTGCGATCGGAATATGATTCAGTGATACTTTGTACTGGTTCGACCAAACCCAGAGATTTGCCCGTTGAAGGTCGTTCTTTAAAAGGCATTCACTTTGCGATGGAGTTTCTGACTGCCAATACTCAAGCACTGCTAGACGGCAAGGATACCCCTATATCTGCACGAAATAAAGATGTGGTCATTATTGGTGGTGGGGACACGGGAACCGACTGCGTAGGTACATCGGTGCGTCACGGTTGCCGAAGCCTAGAACAACTAGAAATTATGCCCCAACCCCCCCTCGAACGCGCTCCTAATAACCCCTGGCCAGAGTGGCCTAAAGTTTATCGTCTTGATTATGGACAGGAAGAAGCTGCTGCCAAATTTGGTGACGATCCTCGTGGCTATCTAACTACTACAACCAAGTTTGAGGGAGACGAACAAGGACATATTAAAGCCGTCCATACCGCTAAAATTCAATGGGAAAGAGATGCTAATGGTCGCTTTATACCCCAACCTATCCCCGGGACAGAAAAAGTTATACCGGCTCAACTAGTTCTCTTGGCAATGGGATTTGTTAGTCCTGAACAACCCCTGCTTGATGCTTTCGGTCTAGAAAAAGATGCCCGTAACAATATCAAAGCAGAGCATGAAAAGTATACTACTAATATTCCTGGTATATTCGCAGCAGGGGATTGTCGTCGGGGACAAAGCCTCGTAGTTTGGGCATTTAACGAAGGTCGTGGTGTGGCTCGTGAATGCGATCGCTATTTAATGGGAGCCACAGACTTACCTTAA